From a single Bacillota bacterium genomic region:
- a CDS encoding amidohydrolase family protein, producing the protein MRLLIRGGRVLDPASGTDAELDVMVEDGRIRRLAPGVREGADRVVDARGAWVIPGAVDMHVHLREPGQEHKERLATGTRAAAAGGIVAVACMPNTTPAIDSASVVEHVYALARREGAVRVHVVGALTKGRQGRELAEMGEMAEAGAVAFSDDGDTVMDASLMRMAMLYAAQLGRPVIDHCVDASLA; encoded by the coding sequence ATGAGGCTGCTCATCCGAGGAGGCCGCGTCCTTGACCCGGCCTCCGGCACCGACGCCGAACTCGACGTAATGGTGGAAGACGGCCGTATCCGGCGCCTTGCACCGGGTGTCCGGGAGGGCGCCGACCGGGTCGTGGACGCCCGGGGAGCCTGGGTGATCCCCGGCGCCGTCGACATGCACGTGCACCTTCGCGAACCGGGGCAGGAGCACAAAGAGCGACTTGCCACGGGGACCCGCGCGGCGGCAGCCGGTGGCATCGTCGCGGTCGCCTGCATGCCCAACACGACGCCGGCCATCGACTCTGCGTCGGTGGTGGAGCACGTTTACGCCCTGGCCCGCCGGGAGGGGGCCGTGCGCGTCCATGTCGTGGGTGCCCTAACCAAGGGCCGGCAGGGGCGCGAGCTGGCGGAGATGGGTGAGATGGCCGAGGCCGGGGCCGTGGCGTTCTCGGACGACGGCGATACGGTCATGGACGCAAGCCTGATGCGGATGGCCATGCTCTATGCGGCCCAGCTCGGCCGCCCGGTCATCGACCACTGCGTGGACGCCTCCCTGGCTC
- a CDS encoding aspartate carbamoyltransferase catalytic subunit, with protein MWPDHLLGLRGLHAEEIRQILDMADAMRQVFERPVKKFPTLRGRVVVNLFYEPSTRTRTSFELAAKSLSADVVNIAVAQSSVVKGESLIDTARTLRALGADYTVIRHASAGVPHLLARAVDSRVINAGDGADEHPTQGLLDLYTIRRRKGRIEGLNVLIVGDILHSRVARSNFWGLLHLGAHPAVVGPATLMPVGLEEAGIRRFERLEEALEWADVVNVLRIQRERMQRGYLPSLREYRLRWGLTAERLAHVRDDVLIMHPGPANVGVEIDEAVMTDPRSAITEQVTNGVAVRMAVLYLMAGHSRAPEGAE; from the coding sequence ATGTGGCCTGACCACCTGCTGGGACTGCGGGGCCTGCACGCCGAGGAGATCCGGCAGATACTCGATATGGCCGACGCGATGCGCCAGGTCTTCGAGCGGCCCGTCAAGAAGTTTCCCACGCTCCGGGGCCGGGTCGTGGTGAACCTCTTTTACGAGCCCTCGACCCGCACGCGCACGAGCTTCGAGCTCGCTGCCAAGTCGCTCAGCGCCGACGTGGTCAACATCGCAGTGGCGCAGTCGAGCGTGGTAAAGGGCGAAAGCCTCATCGATACGGCGCGCACGCTCAGGGCGCTGGGCGCGGACTACACCGTCATCCGCCACGCCTCGGCCGGGGTGCCGCACCTGCTGGCGCGGGCCGTGGACAGCCGGGTCATCAACGCCGGCGACGGCGCGGACGAGCACCCCACCCAGGGACTCCTCGACCTGTACACGATCCGCCGCCGCAAGGGCCGCATCGAAGGCCTCAACGTGCTCATCGTGGGCGACATCCTCCACTCCCGAGTGGCGCGGTCCAACTTCTGGGGCCTCCTGCACCTGGGGGCTCACCCGGCGGTCGTCGGACCTGCGACGCTCATGCCGGTGGGGCTCGAGGAAGCGGGCATCCGGCGCTTCGAGCGCCTCGAGGAAGCGCTCGAGTGGGCCGATGTCGTCAACGTGCTCCGCATCCAGCGGGAACGGATGCAGCGGGGTTACCTCCCCAGCCTGCGGGAGTACCGCCTGCGGTGGGGGCTGACCGCCGAACGCCTGGCTCATGTCCGGGACGACGTGCTCATCATGCACCCCGGGCCGGCCAACGTGGGCGTGGAAATCGACGAAGCCGTGATGACAGACCCCCGAAGCGCCATCACCGAGCAGGTGACCAACGGGGTGGCTGTCCGCATGGCGGTGCTGTACCTTATGGCGGGCCACTCCCGCGCCCCGGAGGGGGCGGAGTAG
- the pyrR gene encoding bifunctional pyr operon transcriptional regulator/uracil phosphoribosyltransferase PyrR, producing MTVKAVIMDADEVRRALVRMAHEVVEQNPGEANLAFVGVYTRGVLLARRLAELVARIEDRPVPPVGALDITLYRDDLSTVGPLPVVRRTELDFDVSERPVVLVDDVLFTGRTVRAALDAIMDMGRPARIQLAVLVDRGHRELPVRADFIGKNVPTSRREHVEVRVAEVDGEDRVAILERPEAPAR from the coding sequence CTGACAGTGAAGGCCGTCATCATGGACGCCGACGAGGTGCGCCGGGCGCTTGTTCGCATGGCCCACGAGGTGGTGGAGCAAAACCCGGGCGAGGCGAACCTGGCGTTCGTCGGGGTCTACACGCGAGGCGTGCTGCTGGCGCGCCGGCTCGCCGAGCTGGTGGCACGCATCGAGGATCGCCCGGTGCCTCCGGTCGGCGCCCTGGACATCACGCTGTACCGCGATGACCTGAGCACCGTGGGGCCGCTGCCCGTGGTGCGCCGGACGGAACTCGACTTCGACGTCTCGGAGCGGCCGGTCGTGCTGGTGGACGACGTGCTGTTCACCGGCCGTACGGTGCGGGCCGCGCTCGACGCCATCATGGACATGGGGCGGCCGGCGCGCATCCAGCTGGCGGTGCTGGTGGACCGCGGCCACCGGGAGCTGCCCGTTCGGGCAGACTTCATCGGCAAGAACGTCCCGACCTCCCGGCGAGAACACGTGGAGGTTCGCGTGGCGGAAGTGGACGGCGAGGACCGGGTGGCCATCCTGGAACGTCCGGAGGCACCGGCGCGATAG
- a CDS encoding RluA family pseudouridine synthase, producing MGWPQEPGRELLLTVPPDAHGLRVDVYLVQFTELGPSRAYVQRLITGGNVHVNGRPVKPAHRVAEGDEVWVMVPPPESPEDLRPEAIAIDVVYEDDHLLVVNKPRGMVVHPGAGNYSGTLVNALLAYSPNLSGIAGVMRPGIVHRLDKDTTGLLVVAKTNEAHLGLTRQLKERTIQRLYWAIVRGQPGVEAGMVDAPIGRHPHDRLRMAVVPDGRPAVTRFRVLERLGSHTLLEVKLETGRTHQIRVHMAYIGYPIAGDPVYGAGRGSRARGELGLKGQALHARELRFDHPITQEPMRFIAPLPEDMEAALEQLRANKARSQVH from the coding sequence ATGGGGTGGCCACAGGAACCGGGCAGGGAGCTTCTCCTGACGGTGCCGCCCGACGCCCACGGGCTGCGGGTGGACGTCTACCTCGTTCAGTTCACGGAACTTGGCCCATCCCGGGCGTACGTCCAGCGCCTCATCACGGGGGGTAACGTCCACGTCAACGGGCGGCCGGTCAAGCCGGCCCACCGGGTGGCGGAGGGCGACGAGGTCTGGGTCATGGTTCCCCCGCCTGAAAGCCCGGAGGACCTGCGGCCCGAGGCCATCGCCATCGACGTGGTCTACGAGGACGACCACCTGCTGGTGGTCAACAAGCCTCGCGGCATGGTCGTGCATCCGGGGGCCGGCAACTACTCCGGGACGCTCGTCAATGCGCTTCTGGCCTACTCTCCCAATCTGTCGGGCATCGCCGGGGTGATGCGCCCCGGTATCGTGCACCGGTTGGACAAGGACACCACCGGCCTTCTGGTGGTGGCCAAGACCAACGAGGCGCACCTTGGGCTCACCCGGCAACTCAAGGAGCGCACCATCCAGCGCCTGTACTGGGCCATCGTGAGGGGCCAGCCGGGTGTGGAGGCCGGCATGGTGGACGCCCCCATCGGCCGCCACCCGCACGACCGGCTGCGTATGGCGGTGGTGCCGGACGGGCGGCCGGCCGTCACCCGGTTCCGGGTCCTGGAACGTCTTGGTTCTCACACCCTCCTGGAGGTAAAGCTCGAGACGGGGCGAACCCATCAGATTCGGGTTCACATGGCCTACATCGGCTACCCTATTGCCGGCGACCCCGTCTACGGCGCAGGGCGGGGCTCCAGGGCGCGGGGCGAGCTTGGCCTGAAGGGCCAGGCGCTGCACGCCCGGGAACTTCGCTTCGACCACCCCATCACGCAAGAGCCGATGCGCTTCATTGCGCCCCTGCCCGAGGACATGGAGGCTGCCCTGGAGCAACTGCGCGCAAACAAGGCGCGCTCGCAGGTTCACTAG